The nucleotide window CTCACGGGCTGCCTGAAGCACCCTGGTAGATGCCTGAGTCACAGGGCAGGCAGGAAAACGAAAGGCTGCACCCCCACTGCCCAAGTGCTTTCTTCCCCAGTGGTCTGAAGAGCCTACTTTGGGGCATAATCCCGAAGGCGGGCTCAGGGCATTCAGGAACTTGTGACTGGCTGGTTCCAAGTACCCGCTGGTTCTGCCCATtcacctggggcaggggaggtggaggTTGGCACGTGGCTACCCCGGGGCCTGTCCACAGGGCTTCCTTCCTGCGAGCCTGGCAATGCATGTCACCCAGGTCTCCTCTCAACCCCGTCAGTGAGTGCCTCTCCCTGCGATGACCCAACGCAAGCGCCATCAGGAGGCCAGAGGTGCCGAGGCAGTTGTGGTGCTCCAGGAGAGTAAGCTCAGAGGAGGGTCACTCCAGGAGGGAAGAGGCTCTGGGGTTGGCACAGGGCCCCAGTGAGGCAGCTACTGGCCCTGACTGCCAGGGCCTGGTCTGCGGCGTGTCTCTCTGGCAATACGAGGCCTTCCCTCCCTCGGCGGTTTCTGAGGCTCTCCCCCTCTAAATGCTGTGAACCTGAACCCAGTACTCTGTATTATGTCCTCAGGCCGAAGAACCTGATTGTGTTGCAGGAGGGCTGTGCATGTGGAAAAGACGCAGACTGTGGCCTGTACCCAGGGCCACCTGCCAGCGGGTGGAGCTTTCAGTCATTTCAAGGCCTCTCCTTGGGAAGGGTCACAGCAAGCCCAGATTGGTTTTCTTCCACAGGGAGCTCACTCACCAGTGTAGCAGGGAGGGTCGGTCCCAGCAACCAGCTAAGCCAGGTTTGGTCCAAGGGCTTGGCACTGTTCTTCTGCAAACTCGGTTTTAAATTTAGCTGGTGGGTTAAGAATGTGAGAGTTTAAGAATTTGAGACAAAgctgagaatttaaaattaagagaTGTAGCTAAGAATAAGGAAACGGGGCTGATTCTCTGTCACCTGCAATTTCGCTGCTTCCTGAGAGCTGTTAAGACGTTCGAACCTTCAAATCCTGTGTCTTCAAGAGCCCAATACCTCTGTGAAGCAAAGTGCCTATCGGTGGCCCTGATTCTATCACCAGGGCTACCTGAACCGTCAGGTTTACCTGACCTCATCACCACGTTTACCTGAACTTCTTGATTGTTGTTTACATCTGGAAGAGGGAGGATGGATTGTATTCTCGCAGTCCTGCCTGGGAAACTGAGTCCGTGTGCACAGTATCTAGTGAAAGGGGGAGGAAAGGTGAGAGAGGTGGGGACGCAGGTTACGCTCTTGGGCAGGTCTCTCTCCCACGGACGGCACTGCTGCCCTTTGCGGCTGGCCCGTTCTTTGCACTGGGGGCGGTGTCCTGGGCATCGTAGGCTgcttggcagcatccctggctcctTTCAACTATTAGAAACCAGGAGCAACAGCCCAGTCATGACAACGAAAAATATCGCTAAGTTTTCTTGAAAAGAAGATAACTCATGATCACATTTTGCAAAGCTACAtctttctatatagattttacaCGTAAGCAAGGACCACAGGGGTGTACATTTTTAGGAAAGAGGTTTGTAAGCAGCGGGATCTCTGCATGATTCAGGATCAGTAGGCATATGTAAGTCcaagaaagagatgagaaaattgtACATCCTGAAAGTTAAGGAGCTCACAAATGATGAATCTCAGAAAGGAGATAGGCACCCATTAGTTAATGAGCACCGGTTTATAACTGGGCAGGCCGAGACCGGGGGATCCACCTGCAGACCATCGCTAGGCTCTGGATTAATCCACGTCCATGTTTTCATTCTCTCGTCGACTCTCCCCACTTCTCACAGGACTCTCTACCTGCTGTCAAAGTAGAAATAAAGGCGAGGGCTACCACTGGCTTCTGGTGCATCGGTGTCTGGGCTCTCTCCACGACCTGATTTCAGAGCTCTGTTAGTCTCTACACCCAATTATGGCTACAGAAAGCACTTGAAGGTTTAAGTCATGTGATCATTCAGACAAACCACACTTTATAGAGGGTCACTGGCGACAGCACGTGTTCTAAGTTAGACGCCCCAAGCGACCACAGTTGCTGCCTAAGTTGAAACATGACATCCTTTAAATGTTGGgctccaagaaaacaaaaagaatgaaggaaaagaggAGTGGAGTGGggggatgaaggaaggaagaagtcaCCAGACCTAGAACCTGGCATAAAAGTCCAACATAAATCGTGTAACCCAGACGCCATCTAGCACCCAGTAGAATGAAAACCCCAAACCCACAGGACTCCTTGGCAGTGTCTCTCACCTCCACATCTAAGCCTTAGGGCAATTTTAGCCCATTCACAAGTGAGACTCGATCTCATCTGTATGTAAGGTGAAGATCCCGCTATAGAAAGGCACCACGATGACAGGGAATTGTGTCTGGATAGCCAGGAACACGGGGTCACTGTGAACGCTCAGCCAGCGACGCTCAGTCTTTGTACTTGCTGAGCATTTCAAGGTCAATTTTAAGGAGTGGAGGCAGGATGGGACGTCTGAGGGGCTAAAAAAACCGAGACCCTGCTTGAGTATCTACTGGGTACCTGCATCAGGCCCGGGAGGGCTGTTACACTGAAGCCTTTATCACACGAGCAAAAGACATCTGAGGGGGGTACCGGACTGCAAAGAAAGCATTTTCACCCTTGGAAAGTGcttaaaaatggcaaattagGAAGCGTACACGGCCAAGGGAAAGGGACTTTGAAGTTGCAGCCTGGGAGAGAAGAAGATTCTGGGTGCTTCTAGTGGAGTGTCAGCTGGCAAGAGAATTACCCCCTGGCTGGGAGACCAGGGCACTGGCTCTTCTGTACCAGGGGCCCGCGGACCAAGGTAAGCAGGCGCGTCTATGCCACCTTCGGCAGGCTCCCTTAAATGCTCTCGGTTCAGCTCCTACCCAGATGCCAGCCAGGGGGACGCTGATATTTTAACAGGAACAGATGCCCACACCTTCCTCTGTTACAGATTAAAGCACTATGGAGTCACGGGGACACACCAACTGCCAGGCGACATTCTTTTCCTCCAGAGGAGGAGGACGTGCAGGTACAAGGACTTAACAGCCCTGATCTTTCATGCACTAGACATGAGCTGGCACCGTTCTCAGCCCTTTCCCCACGTGAATTCTTACTTAGTTAATGTCACCACCTCCCAGAGGGGGAAGCCGGCACAGCAGTGGCTCCGTGTCCCACCCCAGGTCACTCGATTTTCATGAGGCACTCCTGGGACTTTCACCCGACCTGACCCCAGAGCCCACTGTCTCAGGCCTTCACGAGGTTTCTCGTGTGCTTCCTTGCTCACGACACAGACTTGCTCTTTCTCCAGTGGAAAACTTGGCAAGGCAGAGGGAAGTGTGAATGTCCTGACACCTTTTGCTGAAGCTGTAGAGGCTTAGCTGGCGGAGAAGCGCTCCATACCATCTCTGTAAAGCCTTTGTCGGGGCCAATCCTTTCCAGCGTCTCCTTTTGAAACAGCTTTTCCCTGCTCCCTACACAAGTGCCACCATCATCCCACCCAAGGGACGCAAACTGATTGCTGTGGACGATCCTCCACAGCATTTgttggaaggggagggagaggagattcCGTCTCCCATTGATGGGATGTCATAGACAGGGCACGGCCGTCTCAACAAAGGCTCCTCGGCCAGAGCTCAGAAAGCAGTTTGTTCAAGCGGCGGCCTGACGTCAGGGCACCCAGTGGACATCGGGTCGACCCAGGCACAGGACGGCTCTGGTGGATGGTGGTCCTTCTCTGCATACCTTGGGGGAGACTTACTTCTGGAGGAAAAGGCACCGTTGGGAGCTGTGCCCCCGGCCCCCAGCGCTACTTTCCTCACATCTCGTCACGAGAAGTGAGAAGTGATGCCCGTCTTTCGGTCATGTCAGCCGGGGAGTGTGGCGCAGCCAGCAGCACGCCCTGGTAATAACGCAGCTCCAGGCATCACAAAGGGGCTCAGGCTGCTTGGGGTGACATCACAACACAGCCAGCGCATGATCGAATgaagggccaggccaggccagacGAGTGACCTGTCAGCATGTCAACTTTCTGGTCCATGCAGAGTCCTCTCGATGGGAAAGACGACGTTGGAACACATTAGTGTTTCTGGTGACCTGCTATTCCGTAGGCGCAGATCGTGAACTGTCTCCTTGTCTCCTTATCCTAGAGGTCCTGGAGCCAGGCAGAGCCACCGCACAGCACTGACTAAAGAAGTCAGGGCCCACTGATGGGGACGCTGGCCCACATCCCTCAGCATGGGATTGATGCTTTTAAGCACGCAATCAAGTCTAGCATGGTCCCCGTGGTTCCGGCTGCAGCCACACCATGCTTTGAACACTGTCACCACCCTGGGATGTCCTCCACAGAGGTGTTCCTAAGACACCCATAGCGCTGGGCAGAAGGCAGCCAAAGGCAGATGGCGGccttcttcccacctcccctcaGCCTGCACTCCTGGGGGtgctgctcccccaccccaccaaacAGAGGCACCCTTCTATACCCTGGGCCTTCGTGGTCACAGCGTGACAGGGCATCTGGCCACGGGCCTTCAcgcacattttattttccttagccGACATCTCCAGAGAGATGTGTGCAGGTGTGGGCCCCGCGTTCCATCTCTGCCATCCTTCCTGTCGGGTGTGTTGCTGGCAGGGCAAGGGAGAGGCGTCCATCCAAAGCAGCCTGTGTGTCACACGCTGTGCCCACATACGGGCCCACCTGTCCACAAACTCCCGTACTTGATTCTGGGCACGAGCTCAATGACGTTGGtgttcccccacccccgccagcctCGGCTGCCTGTGGCAGCTGGATATTCCCTTTGCTCTGGCTGAGAACAGTTCCAGTTTCCCGGACCACTAACAAAAGGACATGCACACGGTACCCGTGTAAAGTGAAGAGCCAGTTTATTGAACGGCTTAAGAGAGTAAAAATAGTGGATTTAGCTACACTCTTTACACGCAGAGCAGGAAAGGCTACACCTTTCCACTCCCCCTTACCCTAAACAGCACAGGCTCCCTGGAGGCCCGCTGGAGGGCGGAGCCTGCGTAAGCTGgactggaatgaagcccacttgggcCTGCGAGCAGCTGCCCGCGGTAACACTGCACCCCCCTCTCCCGGCGGAGTAGATCGACGCCCCTTTTGCCCGCTTTTAAATGAATGACCGATTTGTTTTCAGGCAGGAGGCTATCACCCCTGTAGCATGTGACTCACGGCTGTACCCGCAGTGCCTGCAGAATCCGCACTCACGTGTGAAGGCATCGCGCCTCGTCTAAAGCCTCCTTGTTGCTGGCAGACAGAAAGCTTGAGCCTTAACGCCGACGCCATTTCTGCTCTTGGCAACATCCTCCAGTGTCCTGGCGTCCAGCAGCGCCTTACAGGTTTTCGGCCAGCCCGTATTCCCAGAACATCAGAGAAGCGCGAACCacttcttgcttgcttgctgTGGTTGTCCTGGCAATAGCGGCTATGGGGTACCTGGAGGAATTCCAGGGCGGCAAGGGCAATGTCCCATGAAGGCGTGGCACCCcgctggggtggggcaggtgtgCCGCCGGCTTCTACTTCTGCAGCAGAACACCTCCTCGTCTCCAGCACAAGCttgtaaaaaaatactttaacagAGTAGACTGTACAGAACTAGGAGTTAACACCGTGTATTACGGtgctaaaatatttgtataaatactATACAGGCATGGAGTGACTCCATTAGAAAGGGCGCGCCCCTCAGCCGATTAAAAACTGCTGTCGGCGTGCCCAAAGAGAAACGACTTCCACGGTAGGAACAGGAAAAAGGAGGACTGTGCTGTGTGTCAGCACCCACCCGGTGCCTTAGAGACATCCTTGCAGTTCCTACTGACTACACCAAGACCGGGACAACTGGCAGCTGCTCGTGGGGGCCGGCTCTGTGGGAAAATACATTTTGGAACAACAGGTTGGATCGGAACGTTTAGCACTTTGAAAACCAGCCATGTAGAGAGATGTCCCTTCTGCGGGGCTCGTCAGCCAGCCACCACCCTGGCTCTGACGGGGACCAGTAACCGCCTCAGGCTCCCACCCAGACGGATGGAAATCGTTGCTCCCTCTTCCACTCTCCCTGGCAGCCAGGTCCGCTGACCCACACCCTGGCCGGTCACCTGCCACCTCTGCGTCCCTTCGTGCTGAGTGGCTGACAGGCGTTGGATGCAAACAAGGCGTGAGATGGACGTACCTGGAAGGAGACCCAGCTCCACTTCCGGGGCTGGGCTGTGGGTGAAGAGGCggcagagggaggtggagagagtGTGCGTCCCAGTCCACTTACGTGCTGTCCCCCGAGGTGGCGTTTAATCGGGCATTTCGATGTTTAATTTGGGAGGGGGAAGCACATACTTTCCAGGGCTCTGTGTGATGACCACCCTGGTCTTCTTTCGAAACAGAGGAGCAATTTTAGGAGGTTCCGGCACTGGGgtttcttcagtttcctcattatcTTCGTGATGGAGATCGTAGGAAATGTTTCCGTACTCTCGCAAAAATGGGAAGATTTCAAGCAGAAACTGACAGAAATCTTTGCGAATACCAAACCAccctgaaaaataagaattttctttgTCAAACGCTAGGCCCAAGTGACTTTCGCATTACCTTTCTTTCTTGCAAAAAAGTCCATTTTCTGCAGGGAGCTCAGAAACCGAGACTCGACAGGGCCTCAACCCAATAAGGGGCCAGAGTATGACCTCCAGCTCCGGGGTCCTCAAAGTGGGGTTCCCAGACCGGCAGCGGTACCATCCCCAGGGCCTTGTTCAGGATGCCATTCTCGggccccagccctgacctcctgaatcagaaactgtgggTGGGGCTGGCGTGGGCCGAGGCCGCCCGCTTTTCCTGGCCTTTAGGGATCCTGCAGGGTGCTCAAGGTCGAGAACCACTGCCCTCATGAGTCTCCAATGCCTGTGGGGCCTGGACCACGCCGTCTTCCTCTAATCCTCCATGCCCAGGATAAGCTCTTGGGTGACAAAGGGTGTCCTCCAAGAAGAGGATTTGTGTCAGCCTGTGGAACCTGGGAAGGCGGCAGGCAGGTGTTGGCCCAGGCCAGGGGCCACCCCGAGgcctgcccctcctctctgcGCACCACCCAACCGTCGGCTCCGTGCTGCCCTCCCGGGGCACAAGCAGCAAGCATGGCCTGGGCTGCAGTCCAGGCACTGCTCCCACCCCACTGGCTTCCAGAAGGGCAGTGCTCTGGGGTTGCATGCGATGGAGCTCACAGCCTCGTGAGGAAGGGACCCTCCCTACAGAGGGTTTCAAAACTGTGTGGCACTGCATGCAGGTGCAGAGGAAGAGAGGGCACACAAGGTGCACCTGACAACACTCACTCACTTCAGCAAGGACATGGGGGACGGGGAGGGCAAAGGGGCCCTAGGAGGATCTCGGGCTTCAGGTGGGAGATGTGGAGTTTTCATCTACTCCTCACAAGCCCTCGAAAGAGGCATCTTGCTCCcaattttgcagaggaggaaaggggagcTGTGAGAGGCTGCTTGCCTTGTTTGTTCCTCCCTCAAATCGCAGGGAGCACTTGGATGAGACCCTTGGCACAGGCCAGGGGACAGCGTGCCCTTCCCTTGGAAGGTCCTAGAACTTCCTCAGCCCTTGCTCTCCAACATAAACTTCTAACTCAGGGTCCTCAGGCTCATCCTTTCATAGTTCGGGGACCCCTGCAGCCCCGCAGACACACAGGTGAAGGGCTTCTGACGTGCCGAGTACGTACAGTGGTTTCCTCCCTTCTGTCCGAAGGTGGTTGCCATCAGTGTGATCAAGGAGAGCCACAGGGGCACGAAGATGGGTATACAGGAGAACGCGTTGTGGCCGTCCAGTTTGTGAACCAGCAGAATCTAAAGAGAGAGACACAGTCAAGGTCCTTTTGACACGACGACGGAAAATGGACAACTATGTAAGCGGCACCTCTTCAGACGGCCCCCGCCCGGTGAGCTGTCAGAAGCGGAGAGGTCAGCGCCTCGGGTCTCGGCCAAAGACCACCCATCCTCGGGGGCTGCCAGGAGATGAGCTTTCACATCCCTCTCTAGGGTTAAGCAAAAGTCCCTCCCCTTGAAAAGTTTCCGGCCCCAGGAGTATTATGGGAAACTCCTCCTCCCCGTGTTCATTCAAAGGAGTGGCCATTCTAGAATTCCCCACAGAACTCAAATACGAAAATCCAATATCCAACTCGCCCTTTGAAAAAGTAGGACCTCAAGACACACAGACGCATCAGCACTGGAAAGGGGCACTCCTCACTGCCAGCCCCTGCCTGCGCCccccaagagaaagaaaggacattGTCCTTGGACAGACGCCCTATCCTGGAGGCGTGCTCTCGCTGCAGTTCCCAGGGATAGCAGGCTGCCTTTCCAGGTAGGCAGGGGGCTGTTGCAGGGAAGGGTGGGccttgggggctggggaggcttgCCGTAGGTCGAAAGCTCACCTCAAAAGTGAGAAGAGGCACGATGATGGTCATCCAGCTCAGGGCCATTGTTATGTGAGTCCTGCGCTGCTCTGCAATCACGTCCATGGAGCGCAAGAACAGGACGGACCACACGATGTAGTAGAGCACCACCAGGCACAGGAAGGACATGAGAATCCACAGGGGGACGCACACAACCTGAGGCAAGGAGGGCAGAAGAAGTCTCTTTAGAGCTTCCACCCCAGCTTCCGGTGGAAGGCGGTGTCCACACCTTGCTGGGTCTCTCCGGGTAAGACGGCGCCAGCCTGAATAAGGACGGTCCCTCCTCCCAGGACTGCCCTGCGGACACCGCGGGAAAGAAGAGGAGGTACGGTCTGCTTGCTGTAGGGCCTGATGCTGGGCAAACACACGTTCCGtcgtcagtcagtcagtcagtcccTCCTCCTTCCGTGACAGCCCTGCATCCGGCCCCCACGCCTCTGCTCTTCCTGGGGTCCcgccctccctccttcctacaCTCACTCAGGCGCTGCCCCGCTCACTGGCATCACACCCCACCGCACCCGCTTCTCAGGAAACATTTCCACAACCTGCTGGAGGTACTCTGGTGACACACTTGGGGACGGGTCCCCAGAAAGTTCAGCTGCCTGGGCTTCTAGGGACCCCCACTGCGTTAGTTGAACTTGGCAGGCTGACGCTGGGCACGCAAGGCTACCCTGtccctgccaccatgcccaggtgaGTTCTGAGTATGTTGCTGTCCTACCAGAAAGACCTTGTCTCACCCGCAGGCAAGCCCAGAGGATAAGCCCTGGGGGCGTCACCTGGCCTGGCTCCCTTGTgtcatctcttctccctcctgccctgcctcccagttctcccttttcctttgaTTAATTATGGTCCAGTAAAAGTGACTGTCTTCCTCTGGCATGCAGTTCCATGAGTTGGAACACACGTGTAGATCCTCACAGCcacaggcaggacacagaggagcTCTCCCACCCTGTACAACTCCCTGGTGCTGTCCTCCTTCCATTGTCACACCCTCACTCCACcataacccctggcaaccaatgATCTGTTCTGTCTCTGTACTTTTGTCTTTGCTAGAACGGTACATAGGGGGAATCACAGGGCATGCAacccttttgagactggcttctggCGATCAACATGATGTCTCTGAGATTCATCCACGTCGTTCCCTGTGTCCACAGGTGGTTCCCTTTCATAGCCTAGGGGTATTCCACCGCATGGACGACTACAGTTTGCTTCCCCAACGTCCATCGAAGGTGGTTTGCAGCGTTTGGCTACCCCAGACGAGGCTGCTACAAACACTGGAGTCTGGGTTTCTAAATGGCTGGCTGTTTCCGTTTCTCTAGGGTAAACACCCAGGAGAGTGGCTACTGGGTCACATGGCAAGTGCACCTTTAACTGTATGGGAAGCTGCCAAACCGTTTTCCAGAATGCCTGTGCCCTTGTGCCTTCCTGCCAGGAATGTAGGAGCCTCCTGGTTCCTCTGCACCATCCCCCCATCTCCCTGCACCTGGCCCTGtcagtgttttacagtttcaCCATTCTGATAAATGTCAGTGTTTTAGAGTTTCACCATTCTGATAAATGTGCCTGGGACCCCATCCTGCCTGTCCCTGATGGGTAAtgacgttgagcatcttttctggTGCTTATTCCCCATGTGTATATCCGCTTTGCGAATTATCTGTTAAgccttttgccaatttttaaactaggtgtttgctttcttatttttgagtttttaagagttctttgtatgttttaggTACTCGTCAGTGTTTTGATATGTGCTTTGCATATACTTCGTCCCAATCTGTGGCCTGTCTTCTTGTTCATTTCAATTTTGAGGATGtccagatttatttattcatatattttattctaggactggggcaaagaaaatacaagatgaaCTTAATATTTTGTGGTGTCGGAAAACAAGGAAATGCTTAAGAAATggtgagaaatataaaaaagatgatGCAGGAGCTCCCAAAGGCAAAAAGGGCTCCGCAAAGCTGGGAAATTTCAGCAAAAATATGAACAATGATAGTATTGAATTATaaccaatagaatagaataataatTTTGAGTTTTCTGATCTATGAACATGTTAATATGTCTCTGTTTATTTAGGtcgtctttaatttttctcacccatcttttgtagttttcaatgtagaGGTCTTACATacctttcattaaatttattccaaaatgttttatgtcttctGATGCTATTGATGGTGTACTTGACTTAGTGTCATTTTCATGGGTTTGTTGCTAGTATAgggaaatacaattgatttctgtatattgaaCTTGTGCCTTACAACCATGGTATGTTCGTTCACCTGTCAATTATATTTTTGGTTCCTTTATAGAATCTTTAGGATTGTCCACATTGATCTTCATGCTGTTTGCAACaaagaagttttatttcttccgtTTAAAttattatgccttttatttctttccctcattttatTGCAATAGTTTAAAtgtctaatagaaaaaaattgagtagaAATGTGAAATAAGGTATTTTTGCCTTTCTCCCGGCCCTGGATAGAAAGCATTCTATATTTTGCCATTGcgtgtaatcttttttttttttttttttttttttttatcttgttatgggggatacagaattgcaggttacatatgttgctcctgtaccgcctttccccccaagtcagagctccaggcgtgtctgttccccaggtcatgcgcattgcacccatcatgaggtatatatccctcccttccccacccccccttcccgagtcagcaccttcaagtgttaccactccccaaacggtgcgcaatgcactcattgtgtaggcatacccccatcccctcccccacccccgacctcagtctgatatccaattgatgtcgttcccagatttgtatttaggtgatgatcaaggaaaccaattttctggtgagtacatgtgatgcttgtttttccattcttgggatacttcacttaatataatgggttccaactctctccaggagaaccatagagatgtcgtatcttcatcattccttatagctgagtaatattccatggtatacatataccacagcttactaatccaatcatgtattgatgggcatttgggttgtttccacatctttgctattgtgaattgtgctgctataaacattcgggtacatgtgtctttgttaaagaatgaccttttttcctttgggtatatgcccagtaatgggattgctgggtcaaatggcaagtctacttgaatctgtttaagatacctccataatgctttccacaggggttgcactagtttgcagtcccaccagcagtgtattagtgttcctgtctctccacacccatgccaacatgtgttgttttgggtttttttgataaaggccattctcactggggttaagtgatatctcattgtggttttgatttgcatttctctgatgattagggatgttgagcattttttcatatgtttattagccattcttatatcttcttttgagaagtttctattcatgtcatttgcccactttttgatagggttgcttgattttttcttgctgattttcctgagttctaaatagattcttgttatcagtcctttatctgatgtgtagtattccaaaattttttcccattctgtaggtggtctgtttattctttggactgtttctttggctgtgcagaagctttttaatttaatcatgtcccattcatttatttttgttgctgctgtgattgccttgggggtcttcttcataaattctttgcctaggccaatgtctgtaagagtctttcctacattttcttctagaattctgattgtatcacgcctaaggtttaagtctgttatccaccgtgatttgatttttgtgagaggtgaaagctgtgggtcctgtttcagtcttctacaagtggctaaccaattctcccagcaccttttattgaatagggattcttgtccccagagtatattctttcctgctttgtcaaaaattaggtgactatatgaggatggttctatatttggattttctgttgtgttccactggtctgtgtccctgcacttgtgccaataccaggttgttttaagaaccacggccttgcagtatagtttgaggtctggcaaattaatacctcccattttgtttttgttgcttaaaattgcttttgctatacgggatcgtctttgattccatacaaagtgtataattgttttctctatgtctgtaaagaatgatgttggtaatttaatagggattgcattgaatctgtagatcactttgggtagtatagacattttaacaatgttgattcttccgatccacgagcatggtatatttttccatctatttgcaagttctgctatttcttttctcagtgtttcatagttttccttatagaggtcctttacctctttagttagatatatacctagatattttattttctttgttgctattttgaagggtattgagtctttaatttggttttccgattgac belongs to Eulemur rufifrons isolate Redbay chromosome 30, OSU_ERuf_1, whole genome shotgun sequence and includes:
- the LOC138378270 gene encoding transmembrane protein 185A-like: MSFLCLVVLYYIVWSVLFLRSMDVIAEQRRTHITMALSWMTIIVPLLTFEILLVHKLDGHNAFSCIPIFVPLWLSLITLMATTFGQKGGNHWWFGIRKDFCQFLLEIFPFLREYGNISYDLHHEDNEETEETPVPEPPKIAPLFRKKTRVVITQSPGKYVLPPPKLNIEMPD